In a single window of the Rhodamnia argentea isolate NSW1041297 chromosome 2, ASM2092103v1, whole genome shotgun sequence genome:
- the LOC115752734 gene encoding exocyst complex component EXO84B isoform X1, producing the protein MATAKMARSRGTPVKENGAKLEEGLTVFKSDKFDADAYVQSNCALNEKEIRQLCSYLLDLKKASAEEMRRSVYANYTAFIKTSKEISDLEGELLSIRNLLSTQATLIHGLADGVHIESSSTNLHEDSTENVHSDFEDRDPSDLERWSVEFPDLLDVLLAERRIDEALSALDGGDRIVAESKETKALSTTLLASLQTAITERRNKLADQLAESACQPSTRGSELRSAISALKKLGDGPRAHTLLLNAHFQRYQYNMQTLRPSSTSYGGAYTAALSQLVFSAIALAASDSLSIFGKEPAYTSELVMWATKQVEAFALLVKRHALSSSAAAGGLRAAAECVQIALGHCSLLEARGLALCPTLLKLFRPSVEQALEANLKRIEESTAALAAADDWVLTYPPTPTRQSGRLLSASVGNTTAFQHRLTSSAHRFNLMVQDFFEDVGPLLSMQLGGQTLEGLFQVFNSYVNMLIKALPGSMEDEANFEGSGNKIVRLAETEAQQIALLANASLLADELLPRAAMKLSPLSQSHYKDDLQRRPADRQNRHPEQREWKRRLVSSVDRLKDTFCRQHALDLIFTEDGDSHLTADMYINMDGNADEIDWFPSLLFQELFAKLTRMASMAADMFVGRERFATLLLMRLTETVILWLSEDQSFWDDIEEGPRPLGPVGLQQFYLDMKFVMCFASQGRYLSRNLHRVVNEIISKAIAAFSATGMDPYSVLPEDEWFNDVCQDAIGRLSGKPRAINGDRELNSPTASVSAQSISSVRSHGSS; encoded by the exons GAAATAAGACAGTTATGCTCCTACCTCTTGGACCTCAAGAAAGCTTCTGCTGAGGAAATGCGGAGAAGTGTTTATGCTAATTATACAGCATTCATAAA AACATCCAAAGAGATATCAGATTTAGAGGGGGAGCTTCTGTCTATTAGGAACCTGCTGTCGACTCAAGCTACCTTAATTCATGGATTAGCTGATGGGGTTCATATCGAGTCCTCATCTACCAACTTGCATGAAGACTCAACTGAAAATGTTCACTCAGATTTTGAAGATAGAGATCCTTCAGATTTGGAGAGGTGGTCAGTAGAATTTCCtgatcttcttgatgttttgtTAGCTGAGAGGAGAATCGATGAAGCTCTGTCAGCCCTTGATGGGGGAGACCGTATCGTTGCTgaatcaaaagaaacaaaagctcTGAGCACAACTTTACTTGCTTCACTACAGACAGCTATAACTGAACGTAGAAACAAATTAGCAGATCAGCTTGCTGAATCTGCTTGCCAACCTTCAACCCGTGGTAGCGAACTTCGCTCTGCAATATCTGCTCTCAAGAAACTTGGGGATGGACCTCGAGCTCACACTTTGCTTCTTAATGCGCATTTTCAAAGGTATCAGTATAACATGCAAACCCTTCGTCCATCAAGCACCTCTTATGGAGGGGCATATACAGCTGCCCTGTCCCAGCTGGTATTTTCTGCTATTGCACTAGCTGCCAGTGATTCTTTATCCATTTTTGGCAAGGAGCCAGCTTATACTTCTGAGCTTGTGATGTGGGCAACAAAGCAAGTAGAAGCTTTTGCTCTTCTTGTTAAAAGACATGCACTGTCTTCATCAGCAGCTGCTGGAGGTCTACGAGCTGCTGCAGAATGTGTTCAAATTGCTTTAGGACATTGTTCATTGCTGGAAGCTCGTGGCCTTGCCCTTTGCCCCACCCTCCTAAAGCTGTTCAGGCCTAGTGTTGAGCAGGCATTAGAGGCTAACTTGAAAAGGATTGAGGAGAGCACTGCTGCTCTAGCCGCTGCTGATGATTGGGTTCTAACTTACCCTCCTACTCCCACACGCCAATCTGGCAGGCTTTTGAGTGCTTCTGTTGGGAACACTACTGCATTTCAACATAGACTCACCAGTAGTGCACATCGGTTCAATTTAATGGTCCAG GATTTCTTTGAGGATGTGGGACCATTATTAAGTATGCAATTGGGAGGTCAAACACTGGAAGGTCTGTTTCAGGTATTTAACTCCTATGTGAACATGCTCATAAAAGCTTTACCTGGTTCAATGGAGGACGAAGCAAATTTTGAAGGTTCTGGGAATAAGATTGTACGGTTGGCTGAGACTGAAGCTCAGCAGATAGCTTTGCTGGCAAATGCATCATTATTGGCAGATGAGCTACTCCCCCGTGCAGCTATGAAGCTTTCTCCACTGAGTCAGTCTCATTATAAGGATGATTTACAGAGAAGACCAGCAGATAGACAAAATCGTCATCCTGAACAAAGAGAATGGAAGAGGCGGCTTGTGAGCTCAGTTGATAGACTAAAAGACACTTTCTGTCGGCAACATGCTCTGGATCTTATTTTCACTGAGGACGGTGACAGCCATCTTACTGCAGATATGTACATAAATATGGATGGAAATGCAGATGAGATCGACTGGTTCCCTTCTCTACTGTTCCAG GAGCTgtttgcaaaattgacaaggatgGCCAGTATGGCTGCAGATATGTTTGTAGGCAGGGAACGGTTTGCCACGTTGTTATTGATGAGACTAACAGAAACTGTCATCCTCTGGCTCTCTGAAGACCAAAGCTTTTGGGATGACATTGAAGAAGGGCCAAGACCTTTAGGTCCTGTTGGTCTGCAGCAG TTTTATTTGGATATGAAATTTGTCATGTGCTTTGCCTCCCAAGGACGATATTTGTCACGGAATTTGCATAGAGTTGTCAATGAGATCATATCAAAAGCCATTGCAGCATTTTCTGCTACAGGAATGGATCCATACAG CGTGCTACCTGAAGATGAGTGGTTCAATGACGTTTGTCAGGATGCAATTGGTAGACTGAGTGGAAAACCTAGAGCCATCAACGGAGACAGAGAACTTAACAGCCCGACCGCCTCTGTTTCAGCACAGTCAATCTCATCAGTTAGGTCTCACGGGAGTTCTTGA
- the LOC115752734 gene encoding exocyst complex component EXO84B isoform X2, translating into MAPSWRKGLPSSSPISSTPMLTSSPTAPSTRRTSKEISDLEGELLSIRNLLSTQATLIHGLADGVHIESSSTNLHEDSTENVHSDFEDRDPSDLERWSVEFPDLLDVLLAERRIDEALSALDGGDRIVAESKETKALSTTLLASLQTAITERRNKLADQLAESACQPSTRGSELRSAISALKKLGDGPRAHTLLLNAHFQRYQYNMQTLRPSSTSYGGAYTAALSQLVFSAIALAASDSLSIFGKEPAYTSELVMWATKQVEAFALLVKRHALSSSAAAGGLRAAAECVQIALGHCSLLEARGLALCPTLLKLFRPSVEQALEANLKRIEESTAALAAADDWVLTYPPTPTRQSGRLLSASVGNTTAFQHRLTSSAHRFNLMVQDFFEDVGPLLSMQLGGQTLEGLFQVFNSYVNMLIKALPGSMEDEANFEGSGNKIVRLAETEAQQIALLANASLLADELLPRAAMKLSPLSQSHYKDDLQRRPADRQNRHPEQREWKRRLVSSVDRLKDTFCRQHALDLIFTEDGDSHLTADMYINMDGNADEIDWFPSLLFQELFAKLTRMASMAADMFVGRERFATLLLMRLTETVILWLSEDQSFWDDIEEGPRPLGPVGLQQFYLDMKFVMCFASQGRYLSRNLHRVVNEIISKAIAAFSATGMDPYSVLPEDEWFNDVCQDAIGRLSGKPRAINGDRELNSPTASVSAQSISSVRSHGSS; encoded by the exons AACATCCAAAGAGATATCAGATTTAGAGGGGGAGCTTCTGTCTATTAGGAACCTGCTGTCGACTCAAGCTACCTTAATTCATGGATTAGCTGATGGGGTTCATATCGAGTCCTCATCTACCAACTTGCATGAAGACTCAACTGAAAATGTTCACTCAGATTTTGAAGATAGAGATCCTTCAGATTTGGAGAGGTGGTCAGTAGAATTTCCtgatcttcttgatgttttgtTAGCTGAGAGGAGAATCGATGAAGCTCTGTCAGCCCTTGATGGGGGAGACCGTATCGTTGCTgaatcaaaagaaacaaaagctcTGAGCACAACTTTACTTGCTTCACTACAGACAGCTATAACTGAACGTAGAAACAAATTAGCAGATCAGCTTGCTGAATCTGCTTGCCAACCTTCAACCCGTGGTAGCGAACTTCGCTCTGCAATATCTGCTCTCAAGAAACTTGGGGATGGACCTCGAGCTCACACTTTGCTTCTTAATGCGCATTTTCAAAGGTATCAGTATAACATGCAAACCCTTCGTCCATCAAGCACCTCTTATGGAGGGGCATATACAGCTGCCCTGTCCCAGCTGGTATTTTCTGCTATTGCACTAGCTGCCAGTGATTCTTTATCCATTTTTGGCAAGGAGCCAGCTTATACTTCTGAGCTTGTGATGTGGGCAACAAAGCAAGTAGAAGCTTTTGCTCTTCTTGTTAAAAGACATGCACTGTCTTCATCAGCAGCTGCTGGAGGTCTACGAGCTGCTGCAGAATGTGTTCAAATTGCTTTAGGACATTGTTCATTGCTGGAAGCTCGTGGCCTTGCCCTTTGCCCCACCCTCCTAAAGCTGTTCAGGCCTAGTGTTGAGCAGGCATTAGAGGCTAACTTGAAAAGGATTGAGGAGAGCACTGCTGCTCTAGCCGCTGCTGATGATTGGGTTCTAACTTACCCTCCTACTCCCACACGCCAATCTGGCAGGCTTTTGAGTGCTTCTGTTGGGAACACTACTGCATTTCAACATAGACTCACCAGTAGTGCACATCGGTTCAATTTAATGGTCCAG GATTTCTTTGAGGATGTGGGACCATTATTAAGTATGCAATTGGGAGGTCAAACACTGGAAGGTCTGTTTCAGGTATTTAACTCCTATGTGAACATGCTCATAAAAGCTTTACCTGGTTCAATGGAGGACGAAGCAAATTTTGAAGGTTCTGGGAATAAGATTGTACGGTTGGCTGAGACTGAAGCTCAGCAGATAGCTTTGCTGGCAAATGCATCATTATTGGCAGATGAGCTACTCCCCCGTGCAGCTATGAAGCTTTCTCCACTGAGTCAGTCTCATTATAAGGATGATTTACAGAGAAGACCAGCAGATAGACAAAATCGTCATCCTGAACAAAGAGAATGGAAGAGGCGGCTTGTGAGCTCAGTTGATAGACTAAAAGACACTTTCTGTCGGCAACATGCTCTGGATCTTATTTTCACTGAGGACGGTGACAGCCATCTTACTGCAGATATGTACATAAATATGGATGGAAATGCAGATGAGATCGACTGGTTCCCTTCTCTACTGTTCCAG GAGCTgtttgcaaaattgacaaggatgGCCAGTATGGCTGCAGATATGTTTGTAGGCAGGGAACGGTTTGCCACGTTGTTATTGATGAGACTAACAGAAACTGTCATCCTCTGGCTCTCTGAAGACCAAAGCTTTTGGGATGACATTGAAGAAGGGCCAAGACCTTTAGGTCCTGTTGGTCTGCAGCAG TTTTATTTGGATATGAAATTTGTCATGTGCTTTGCCTCCCAAGGACGATATTTGTCACGGAATTTGCATAGAGTTGTCAATGAGATCATATCAAAAGCCATTGCAGCATTTTCTGCTACAGGAATGGATCCATACAG CGTGCTACCTGAAGATGAGTGGTTCAATGACGTTTGTCAGGATGCAATTGGTAGACTGAGTGGAAAACCTAGAGCCATCAACGGAGACAGAGAACTTAACAGCCCGACCGCCTCTGTTTCAGCACAGTCAATCTCATCAGTTAGGTCTCACGGGAGTTCTTGA
- the LOC115752767 gene encoding receptor-like protein kinase: MMEFVFARFLLLLCFSVPTLTVSSLNHDGLIPLLSLMARWTDVPFSISSSWNSSNPSPCQWVGVECDSAHNVVSLNLSSYGVSGRVGPEIGSLAHLQVLDFSNNNFTGEIPSQLGNCSRLEYLDMSQNGFTGEIKDDLSRLQNLSFLSLFSNSLAGEIPESLFRIPSLEHVYLYSNNLSGSIPETVGDMREVSALWLYDNHLSGAIPDSIGNCSKLQELILTWNELVGVLPRTLGNLENLVYLDVSKNSLEGKIPSGLGCCKNLGTLVLSFNNFDGGLPLELGNCSNLTTLAAVSADLTGNIPSTLGQLERLSFLYLSENQLSGELPPQLGKCKSLKSLQLYSNQLEGEIPQEIGDIGGLEDLMLFQNHLSGEIPLGIWKIPSLKNLLVYNNSLSGVLPLEITELKNLQNVSLFNNHFSGAIPQGLGMNTSLLELDFINNKFTGPIPPHLCWGKKLEVMNLGVNQLQGSIPSDVGSCSSLRRLILRENNFTGVLTEFSRIPNLLLMDISRNSISGRIPSSLANCSNLTTINLSTNKLTGFLPPELGYLSNLVKLNLSHNNLEGPLPSELSRCKRLETFDVGFNLLNGSLPSSLRNWTSLSTLILTKNRFDGGIPLFLMDIGKLLELQMGGNLLGGEIPTLIGSLKSLTYALDLSDNRLTGKLPAEIGNLVLLQRLDISNNNLSGSLAVLEDLKSLVELNVSYNIFAGPIPNLVHLNSTLSSFSGNSGLCVRCRPSGSVTCSGSDGLSPRESPRDRKNLTRAATVLIALASSLFSVLVIVGLVFLVTSRRTHQENEIAVQGGPTSLLNKVMEATENLDQRYIIGRGAHGVVFKASLSSDEVYALKKLAFGAYKGGKLSIVREIQTMKTLRHRNLVKLEDFWLRKDYGFLLYRYMENGSLHDVLHEKYPPLSVEWNVRYRIAVGTAHALAYLHFDCDPSVIHRDIKPENILLDLDMEPHISDFGIARLLDHSASATPSMAVAGTVGYMAPENAFMTKMSRESDVYSYGVVLLELLTRRKAVDPSSTDSDIVGWVRSVWSSTQDINQIVDPSLTDEFLDTNVMEQVADVLLVALRCTEKEPSRRPNMTDVVNLLLKANVPQRNKRSLV, from the exons ATGATGGAGTTCGTTTTCGCCCGTTTCTTGCTTTTACTTTGCTTCTCTGTGCCGACGCTCACCGTCTCTTCTTTGAACCACGACGGCCTCATTCCACTACTCTCTCTCATGGCTCGCTGGACTGATGTGCCCTTCTCTATAAGCTCTAGCTGGAACTCCTCCAATCCCAGCCCCTGTCAGTGGGTCGGTGTAGAGTGCGACTCTGCTCACAATGTGGTCTCTCTGAACCTCTCGAGCTATGGGGTTTCGGGTCGTGTAGGACCCGAAATCGGGTCCTTGGCCCACTTGCAGGTCCTTGATTTTAGCAACAACAATTTCACTGGTGAGATTCCTTCGCAGTTGGGGAACTGTTCCCGTCTTGAGTACTTGGACATGTCCCAAAATGGGTTCACTGGGGAAATTAAGGACGACTTGAGCAGGCTTCAGAATTTGAGCTTCTTGAGCTTGTTCTCGAACTCGCTGGCCGGCGAGATACCCGAGTCGTTGTTTCGAATTCCAAGTCTAGAGCACGTCTACTTGTACTCAAACAATTTGAGTGGTTCCATTCCTGAGACTGTTGGGGATATGAGAGAGGTCTCGGCTCTGTGGTTGTATGATAATCATTTATCAGGCGCCATTCCTGATTCCATTGGAAATTGTAGTAAATTACAAGAACTCATTTTGACTTGGAATGAGCTCGTAGGAGTTTTGCCGCGAACCCTTGGTAATCTTGAGAACTTAGTTTATTTAGATGTTAGTAAGAATAGCCTTGAAGGGAAGATCCCTTCAGGTTTAGGCTGTTGTAAGAATTTGGGCACTCTGGTCTTGTCATTCAACAATTTCGATGGTGGTCTTCCGCTGGAACTGGGCAATTGTAGCAATCTAACTACTTTAGCTGCTGTAAGTGCCGACTTGACTGGAAACATACCGTCTACGTTAGGCCAGCTTGAGAGACTCTCTTTCCTCTATCTCTCCGAGAATCAATTGTCTGGAGAATTGCCTCCTCAACTTGGCAAGTGCAAGTCCTTGAAAAGCTTGCAATTGTACTCGAACCAACTTGAAGGGGAAATCCCTCAGGAAATCGGCGACATCGGTGGGTTGGAAGATCTTATGTTGTTTCAGAATCACTTGAGCGGTGAGATTCCACTTGGCATCTGGAAGATTCCATCCCTGAAGAACCTTTTGGTTTATAATAATTCTCTCTCGGGAGTGCTACCTCTGGAGATAACCGAGCTCAAGAACTTGCAGAACGTTTCTTTGTTCAACAACCATTTTTCTGGAGCCATTCCTCAGGGTTTGGGTATGAATACTAGTTTACTGGAGTTGGATTTCATTAATAACAAGTTCACTGGCCCGATACCGCCCCATCTGTGCTGGGGAAAGAAATTGGAAGTGATGAATCTGGGTGTGAATCAACTTCAAGGTAGCATACCCTCTGATGTAGGAAGCTGTTCGAGTCTGAGGAGGTTGATCCTTAGAGAAAACAACTTTACTGGGGTCTTGACAGAATTTTCAAGGATACCTAACCTTTTGCTGATGGATATCAGTAGAAACAGCATCAGTGGGAGAATCCCCTCTAGCTTGGCTAACTGTAGCAATCTTACCACTATCAACTTGTCCACGAACAAACTCACAGGATTTCTACCCCCAGAGCTAGGGTACCTTTCAAACCTTGTCAAGCTAAATCTCTCTCACAACAATCTGGAAGGTCCTTTGCCATCCGAGCTGTCGCGCTGTAAAAGATTGGAAACTTTTGACGTTGGGTTCAATCTATTGAATGGTTCACTTCCGTCAAGTTTGAGGAATTGGACAAGTTTGTCAACACTCATTTTGACAAAGAACCGTTTCGACGGAGGCATTCCACTTTTCTTGATGGACATCGGAAAGTTATTAGAGCTACAAATGGGTGGGAATTTGTTAGGAGGTGAAATTCCCACTTTGATCGGATCTCTGAAGAGTCTAACATATGCTTTGGATCTGAGTGATAACAGATTAACGGGGAAACTTCCTGCAGAAATTGGGAACTTGGTCCTGCTCCAGAGGCTGGATATATCAAACAACAATCTTTCTGGAAGTTTAGCAGTCCTCGAAGACCTCAAATCGTTAGTTGAGCTAAATGTCTCTTATAATATCTTTGCAGGTCCGATACCAAACCTTGTCCATTTGAACTCAACTCTGTCTTCTTTTTCGGGAAACTCTGGTCTATGTGTCAGGTGTCGTCCATCGGGGTCAGTTACTTGCTCTGGGAGTGATGGTCTCAGTCCTCGTGAAAGTCCAAGAGACCGAAAAAACCTAACAAGAGCTGCAACTGTCTTGATAGCTCTGGCTTCTTCTCTGTTTTCTGTTTTAGTGATTGTTGGATTAGTTTTCCTGGTTACTTCGCGCAGGACACACCAGGAAAATGAGATCGCTGTTCAAGGTGGCCCGACTTCTCTGCTAAATAAAGTCATGGAAGCTACGGAAAACCTTGACCAGAGGTATATTATTGGCAGAGGAGCCCACGGAGTCGTTTTCAAAGCGTCTTTAAGTTCAGACGAAGTTTATGCACTGAAGAAGCTTGCATTTGGAGCATATAAAGGAGGTAAATTGAGCATAGTTAGAGAAATCCAAACAATGAAAACCTTGAGGCACCGGAACTTGGTCAAGTTGGAAGATTTTTGGCTGCGAAAGGATTACGGCTTCCTTTTATATCGCTACATGGAGAATGGAAGCCTGCATGATGTTTTACACGAGAAATATCCGCCACTGTCCGTAGAATGGAATGTCCGGTACAGGATTGCAGTTGGAACTGCTCATGCGTTGGCGTATCTCCACTTTGATTGTGATCCTTCCGTAATTCATCGGGACATCAAACCAGAAAACATACTCCTTGATTTGGATATGGAACCCCACATATCGGATTTTGGTATCGCCAGGCTTCTTGATCATTCTGCTTCTGCTACACCTTCCATGGCCGTTGCGGGGACGGTTGGATATATGGCACCCG AAAACGCTTTCATGACGAAAATGAGCAGGGAATCTGATGTGTACAGTTACGGGGTGGTTCTGCTCGAGCTGCTAACAAGGCGAAAAGCGGTGGATCCCTCATCTACCGACTCAGACATCGTAGGTTGGGTGAGGTCGGTTTGGAGTAGCACACAAGATATCAATCAGATCGTCGACCCGAGCCTCACGGATGAATTTCTGGACACCAATGTCATGGAACAAGTTGCTGATGTGCTTTTGGTTGCTTTGAGGTGCACCGAAAAGGAGCCGAGCAGGAGACCCAACATGACAGATGTTGTTAACCTACTACTGAAAGCGAATGTACCCCAGAGAAACAAACGTAGCTTAGTTTAA
- the LOC115752743 gene encoding putative pentatricopeptide repeat-containing protein At1g16830, whose amino-acid sequence MLWRCQWTSRRCARMHTLRRLRFLSHVDLPLSSPAQSSICRAHASSSRENLRQIRQFADKKKLALTPDVVCSTLSSCPSDLIALRFFLWCAKLPDYFHDRRSFDHMVNVVVRLGNRYGTVSCIVGELENIGCAKKAQTFLLLLRIYWHGGLYELVLETFEQMARFGFTPNTFARNIWMDVLFKMGRVDVALEVLKQTQVPNFLSYNIALCNLCKVDEPSKIRDVIRSMLKNGFYPNIATLEMVLNAFVKKCRLVEATQVLTLMITMGGAVSVNAWSMLINGFCRLQRFDMAVYLLGKMGDSGCTPNVVTYTSLIKGFMESQMVNCALKILSIMESKGNAPDLVLCNVLIDCFCKNGRCDDALGIFISLSERNLVPDCYTICSLLTTLCRLRRFSLVPKSVIELDTEADLVLYNSRLSYFCKAGLPSRAVDLYDDLIDSGFTPDKYSFVGLLSGLCGARRIGEAINVYKGIVRSGSDLDGHVHTTIINGLIKVGRCHQAIRFFRKAIEEKYEVDVVSYTVAIRGLFRGGRGHDVIALYDEMKGVGISPDTQVYNMMISGFCKDKDAKMVTHILREMVDGRIVLSSNNFNRICSFLSRSHGTHLAFGLLIEMRDLGLFPAEENALCSHGLAPDARIGGDIHYLIPSSLSESNLSSDASCSEDMSDRAVSVG is encoded by the coding sequence ATGTTATGGCGATGTCAATGGACATCGCGTCGCTGTGCTCGAATGCACACCCTCCGGAGACTTCGCTTCTTGTCTCACGTTGATCTCCCTCTTTCGTCACCCGCTCAATCCTCCATTTGCAGGGCTCACGCCTCTTCTTCCCGAGAGAACCTCCGACAAATTCGCCAATTCGCCGATAAGAAGAAGCTCGCTCTGACCCCCGACGTCGTGTGCTCCACTTTGTCGAGCTGCCCCTCCGATTTGATTGCTCTGAGATTCTTTCTGTGGTGCGCTAAGCTACCTGACTATTTTCACGATCGGCGTTCGTTTGATCACATGGTTAATGTGGTTGTGCGACTTGGAAATCGCTACGGGACCGTGAGCTGCATTGTTGGGGAGCTGGAGAATATTGGGTGCGCGAAAAAGGCGCAGACTTTCCTTCTTCTGTTGAGGATTTACTGGCATGGAGGATTGTATGAGTTGGTCCTCGAGACTTTCGAGCAAATGGCGAGGTTTGGTTTCACTCCCAACACGTTTGCACGCAACATATGGATGGATGTGCTGTTCAAGATGGGACGGGTTGATGTTGCTCTTGAGGTCTTGAAGCAGACTCAGGTTCCGAACTTTTTGTCTTATAATATTGCGTTGTGTAATTTGTGTAAAGTAGATGAGCCCAGTAAAATAAGGGATGTTATCAGAAGTATGTTGAAGAATGGTTTTTATCCTAATATTGCGACGCTTGAGATGGTTTTAAATGCTTTTGTAAAGAAGTGTAGGTTAGTAGAGGCAACTCAAGTGTTGACACTAATGATAACGATGGGTGGTGCTGTATCTGTAAATGCGTGGAGCATGCTAATAAATGGGTTTTGTCGGCTACAGCGATTTGATATGGCAGTATATTTGTTGGGGAAGATGGGTGACAGTGGCTGTACCCCTAATGTTGTTACTTACACTTCTCTAATAAAGGGATTCATGGAATCCCAGATGGTTAATTGTGCATTGAAGATATTAAGTATCATGGAGTCAAAAGGGAATGCTCCTGACTTGGTTCTTTGTAATGTACTCATAGATTGTTTCTGTAAGAATGGGCGTTGTGATGACGCACTTGGTATTTTCATTAGTCTATCTGAACGAAATCTGGTACCTGATTGTTACACCATCTGCTCATTGTTGACGACCCTTTGTCGTTTGAGGAGGTTCTCTCTTGTGCCCAAGTCAGTGATTGAACTTGACACTGAGGCAGACCTAGTGCTTTATAACTCTCGTTTGAGTTACTTTTGCAAGGCTGGGTTACCATCCAGGGCTGTAGATTTGTATGACGATCTGATCGATAGTGGTTTCACACCAGACAAGTACAGTTTTGTTGGATTGTTGAGCGGACTTTGTGGAGCAAGAAGAATTGGTGAAGCAATAAATGTATATAAGGGTATTGTAAGGAGTGGTTCTGATCTTGATGGTCATGTGCATACAACCATCATCAATGGTCTAATCAAAGTTGGTAGATGCCATCAAGCAATTAGATTTTTCAGGAAAGCCATAGAGGAGAAATATGAGGTGGATGTTGTATCCTACACAGTGGCCATTCGTGGACTTTTTAGGGGCGGTAGAGGTCATGACGTTATTGCCTTGTATGATGAGATGAAGGGGGTTGGCATATCTCCTGATACACAAGTGTATAATATGATGATCTCTGGATTTTGCAAAGATAAAGATGCCAAAATGGTGACCCATATACTGCGCGAAATGGTCGATGGGAGGATAGTATTAAGCTCTAATAATTTTAATAGGATATGTAGTTTTCTTTCCAGATCACACGGTACACATTTGGCTTTTGGTCTGTTAATCGAGATGAGAGATTTGGGATTGTTTCCTGCTGAGGAAAATGCATTATGTAGTCATGGACTTGCGCCGGATGCACGTATAGGAGGAGATATACATTATTTAATTCCCTCAAGCCTTTCAGAAAGTAATTTGTCTTCAGACGCATCTTGCTCTGAGGACATGTCAGACAGGGCTGTTTCAGTGGGTTGA